A region of the Methylomagnum ishizawai genome:
CCGGCTAGTTCGAGGTTTTTGCGGACATGGGCGCGCTTGCTGGCGAAGTTGTCGTAGTTCTCGCGGATCATCTCCAGGCTGCCTTCCTGCCTGGGGAAATCATGCCAAAAATGGAATCCATACCGGTTCCACCTCGGGCGGCCGCCATGGATATATAACTCTTCGAGCGGCGGGATGGCCGGCCCCCCCTCCCTCAACCATTCGATCACGCACCCAGGCTGGGTGATGATGTAATCCAAATAGGTGCCCCGTTTGGTCAGGTGTTCTATCCCGGTTATCCCGGCAATCAGCTCGATATTCTTATGGGCTTGCCATTCCGCCTGGCATGAAGTCCCGATGCTCAATAGACATAGCTCTCTCGAATACAGCATAAAAAACACTCGCGCGACGCGGATATAAGACAAACAAAAACCCTTCCCACCCGACAAGCGGCGGCCGCCCCCCACGGGCCTATACGCCTTCCATAGCCATCGATCCCAAGCGGAAAAGTATATACCCCGACCCGGCGTCGGCACCGCCGGGGCATCGATTCCCGCGGCCCATGAAAAAGCGGCGGGGGCATGACGCCACCGCCGCTCGCGGGGAGGAGGCGGAACCCGCCTCCTCCAAACCGGGAAACCGCCTCAAGCCGTGGGATAGGCCGCCAGCAAATCCGCCCCGATGGTGCCCTTGAGGCTATCGAGATAGGCGGGGGCACGGGCCTGTTCCAGCATGGACTCGGCCTTGCCCAGACGGCCCGGGATATCCAATTCCTGGGCCACGTCGCGGTGGCTTTCCAGGGCGAGGAAGGCCCGCAAATCCTGGCAATGGCGCTCCCAGCGGGCGATATCGCGCTGCTGCTTGACCACCAGCCGCCGCCGGTACCAATCCGAATCCAGCAGGGACTCGCGGGTGAACAGGGCGCGGATTTCCGGGTCGTGGGCGTCCTTGCCCTGGTATTTGCCGGTCGCCATGATGTGGAGCAGGGCTTTCAGCGGCGGGCAGGCGTCCTCGATGCTGCCGTCGTCCAGATAATGCTGGGCGGCTTGCTGCTGGGCCTCGACGATGTTGTTCACGCCATCGACGAACACCGCCATGTCCTGGGTCTCGGGCTTCAGGATGGACTCGTCCATCGCCACGGTGGGATTGTCGAAAATCTTGCCCATGAAGCGCGACACGAAGCGGTCGGTGATGCGGTAGCCCAGGCGGCTGGCCTGCACCCAACGGCCCTGGTATTCGAAATCCTTCAGCGGTTCCAGGTAGCCTTTGCGGATGAGGAATTCGGGATCGCGCTCGTGTTCTTCCAACCGCGCCCAGATTTCCGGGATGAGCAGGCTGATATCGTGATCGACCCGGAGGTTCGGCCCGATATAGCCCGCCGCGCTGGAAAACCCGGCATAGCCGGTCACGATGAAGGAGACCAGGGCGTTGTTGAGGTCGGCGGTGGCCCGCAGCGCGTTGAACGGCCCCTTGGTCAAGGCGCCCTCGCTGCCCGCCCCGGTGGTCGAGGGCGATTTGCCGGTCACGCTACAGATGAAATCCATGAACAGTTCCGGCAGTTCCTGGTAATGGATCGGGTTGAACACCGCCAGGGGCCGGATGCCCTTTTCCGGCGGGTTGTTGCGGCGGCCGGTCAGGACCGCGTTGACCGGGTTCACCAAGGGCTGGCCCAGGGGCACCTGGCGGCGCAAACGGGTGCCGATCTCGGCGGTGTAGGTGCGCAAGGGCTTTTGGATATCCGGACGCACTTGCAGATAACGCGGGTTCTTGCTGGGTTTGCCGCCGATGAGCCGGGGATTGGCCGAGGACACCACGTACTGCCCGCCTTCGGTATAGGCCGCCTGCAGCAGGTTGCGCATGGGGTCGGTGTATTTCTGGAACTCCACCACGTCCTCGACGATCCCCTCCAACTGCTCGCCGATCAAAGGCTCGAAGTTGGCGATGAAATTGCCGGGCTGGGCCATGTCGAACTCGGTCTGCTTGTCGAAACCGCGATGGATGGCCTCGTCCGGGCGCTGGAACAAGCGGTATTCGCAGTTCTTCACCAGCTTGACGCTGGAATTCGAGGATTTGGGCGAGCAATTCGGCAACACGGCGCGGCTGACCACCACGGAGGCGCTGATATCGTCCTCCATCTGCACTTTTTCGGCGGCGATGAAATCCTGCCGCACTTTATAGGTGCGCCAGTTGCCGGTTTTGCCCAGGCCGATGCGCAAGTAAGAAGCCTCCAGTTCGCGCCCGTCCAACTTCAAGGCGTGGCCCGGCATCCCGTTGATGACATCGACCGAGAAATGCGAGCGCCAATCCTCGCCCCATTCCGGTTTATAGAAGCGCTTGATGATGAACACCTGGGACAGGATGCGGGAGGGGATCGCGGCCAACCAGGCGGCGTAGTCGTCGGTATTGCTGGCGGTCGGGGTCAGCAGTTTGATGACCGAGCCCAGGCTGCGCTCGGGACTCAGCACCTTGCGGCCGGGATCGCGGTCCTCGTGGGCGAATTCGGGCTTGAGCCGGTTGCTGTAATCGCGCTCGAAGATGGACGCGACCAGGGCCATATCCTCCTCGAAATCCTGCACGAACACCGGGCCGTAGATCACCGCGTCATCGATGGATTTGGAGATTTCCGACTTGCCGCCGCCCGACACGGTGCAGGGCTTGTGGCAGAACACGCCTTCGGCGTCGGTGCCGATCAAGCGCCAGGACGGGGCCGAGGGGTGCTTGCGCATCTCGACCCGGTAGCCGTGCGGCTGCATATAAATCTTGCCGGGGCGCAGTTTGATAGCCTGTTCGCCCTGGGCGTTCTTCCAACGGATGGTCTGCGAACGCAAATCCATCCGCAAATCCAAAGGCACGTAAACCAAATCCGGGTGGGCGCGGTCGATGGCGTAACCCTCCGCTTGCACCTCCATGATATCGCCGTAGCGTTCCACCATCTTCTCGAAGGAATAGAGGTCCGGTTGCTCGCGGGTACGGCTGTCGGTTCCGTACTCTTCGCCATGGTTGCGGCATTGGAAGGCCAAGGCGCCGCCGGCGTGTTCCTCCTCGGCGAGGCCGAACAGGTTGGCGGCGTAGCTGATCTGGGTTTTCACCTCCTTCTTGCCGTACCCGTAATAGTTGTCGGCCAGGATCGTGACCATGACGCCGCGCAGGTCGCGGGCGGTGATCTTGAAGGCGTTGCCGTCGTTGTAGCGCTCGGCTTCATCCTGCCAGCACATGCCGTCGGCGCGTTGGCGCGGGGTGGCGTCGTCGTAATGCGGAAGGCCGAGTTCTTTTTTGGTGAGCCGGGTCAGGTGCGGGGCGAGGAGGATGCAGCCGGTGTGGCCGGTCCAATGCTCGACATCGAGGGCGGCGTCGTTTTCGGGCAGGTTCGGGTTGCCGGCGTTGCCGAAAATGCTTTCCAGGAAATCCAGGTTGCTGACCAGGTTGCCGGGCGCGAAGCAGCGGATTTCCATGGTCTTCTCGGGTTGCACGCCGGGAATCTCCGGGCACACCACCGGACGCAGCAGCAAGGACAGGAACAGCTTGGCCTTTTCCGGTTGGTTGGCGGTGAAGGGCAATTCCAGGAGTTCGTCGGGTGGATTCAGGGCGCTGCGCAGCAGGCGGGCGAAAGCCAGCTTGGGCACGGCCTTCTTGTCGCCGGGGATCGGCAGGCCGCCCTCGGCGATATGGAACGAACCTTGCGTGGTACGGCGGTCGTTGGCCGGATTGTGCAAGATGCCCTGCCGCACCCGGTAGCTGGACACGATATCGGACTTGAAGCTAGCGCCATCCGAAGGCAAGGACAATTCCCGCGCCACGCCGTAGCGGTCCAGGACCAAGGTGCTGGTGGGCAAATGGGCCTGGCCCTCCTCGCCCAGGTCTTCCAGGTAGGCCGCCAGGAAATCCTGGACGCGCCGGTCCACCGGGCAGAGGTGGTGGGTCAGGAGGCGGTTCTTTTCCCGGTAGCTCTTCAGCAAATCGTGGGCGATGGACATGAATTCGTCGTCGCCGGCCTGGCTGGCGACGGGCTGCCCGGTGGAGGAAAGCTTGAGGTTGATATAAAGCTGCAAACGCCGACGTTCGGCTTCGGGGTCGTGGGATTGGGTACCCAGACCTAGTGATTGTTCGATATTCATGGATTTAAACCTTGGTTTAGGATGGACCGGGGCGCGCAGTTTACAGGCTCCTGCCGCGAGCCGCACACCGCCCTTATGCAAGAAGCCAGCCGCCAGGCGGAACGCCGCGCCATCCGGGCGGTTCCGGCGGGCCAAGCCCGCCGGGAAGATCCGCTTCCGGGCGGGCCGTAGCGGAATGGCACGATCTTGGTGCTTGGCTCCGTCGGCCCCGCCCATCCGCCTCCCGGCCCTCGCGACCGCTTTAGGATCATTGTCATATTGGGTCGATATAATACAATCAATAACCCAACACCAATACACAAAAATACCCAGGATAAATAATCAATAAATTTGGCATTTTAAAAAGCACATATACCCATAACTGCTCGATTTCATCTCCTCGGAGATTTTCCCAGGGTCCGCGCTGCCGCCATCACCGGCTCTAAGCCTAGGCAATCTTGTTATAAGCCAAAGCGCCCCGCATTGACGGTGGATATGCGTGATATAAAGCAAAAACATCGCGCTATATCGCCGCGACATTTTGACATATCCCCAACCCCCGATGATGGGCTATTATTTGATTTTCCCCGGCATCGGTTTAGGACGGAAATAGCGGACCCCCGGCGAATCCCACCATGGCCCCCCACCCACCCGCATGAACTTGTCACCCGATTCATAGCAAGCGCAAGAAACTGTTTCCCCGTTGTGATGTCACAGCAATACCCGGTTCAATCCCAACCGGAACCACCCGCAGCAGAAGGAGAGAGAGAAGTGTCAGGAAATCATCTGCCCACCGCCCGCGAAGGGCGGCCATCGACCATGGCCCCGGATCGTCTCGCCCCCAACCCATTCCAGCTCTATTTCCGGCTCGACGACAAGACCGGCCGCAAGGATTGGTTCTTCACGGCGGGCTCCCAGGTTTTCGGCCCGTTCCGCTCCTTCGCGGAAGCGGACGAGGAACTCGCCGAATGCCGGGCCATCAACCGGCACCCGGTGGCAACCTGGGACCGCTAGGCACGCCGGACGCGACAAGGCCCGGCCCGTCCCCCCGCTGTGTACGGGAAGACGGGCCGGGCCTTCGGCTTTTTCCGGGCGGGTGGATCAGGCGTTTCCGGGCACGAAGAAGAACGGGCTGCCTTCGTGCCCGGCGTGCTGGAGCGGGGCGTATTGCGGCGATTGCCGGAACCCGGCCTTGGACGCCGCGCCCTGGACCTGCCCCGCCACCGAGCGGAACACATCGTAATCCTCCAGCACCCGCTGGTTGCTACGCAGCACACCCAGGAAGGCGTTGGCGAACACCGAATGCCCGCCGCCGCCCTGGTCCAGCACCGGCTGCACCCCGCCCGAGGTCAGCACGGTACGCGCCTTGCGGCCCGCCATCACCTTCAGCCATTTGGCCCGCTTGTCGGGGTCCATGCCGTCCGGGAGCTTGGCCACCGCCGAGCCGGTCATCGCCCCGGAATAACAGGAATCCGCCACCACCATCACATGGCGGGCCGGCAGGATGCCGATGAAATCGGTGATGCTCTGGCTGGAAATCCAGTTGGCGGGATTGCCCACCTCCGCATCGGTGGGCAGCCAATAGGCTTGCTGGGTGGCCTTGTCGATCTCGCCGTGGCCGGCGTAATAGATCAGCAGGTTGTCGTCGGGGGTCAGCCTTTTATGGATCTCGTTGAGCGCGGTCATGATCTGGTGGCGGTTGGCGTTCAACAGCAGCTTGGTGTCGAAGCCATAGCGCTCCCTCAGCACCACGTCCAGGCTCTTGGCGTCGTTGGCCGGGGTTTGCAGGGCCGGATAGGCGGTGTAGGTCTGGTTGCCGATGATGAGGGCGTAGAACTTGCCGAATTTCACATCGCCCGGTTGGTCGATGCCGCCCGGATTGGCCGTGGCCGGTGCCGGGGTGGCGGCGGGCGCCCCGGCGGCGACCAGGCTCAGGTCGAGGTGGGAAGTCTGGTTCCGCTGGTCGGTGGCGGTGATCTTGACCGTGGTCTCGGCCCCGTTCAGCGTGGCGGGGAAGCGGAACAGGCCGGCGGCGTCGGGCGTGACCGGCTGGTCGTTGACCCGCAGGGATTTGAGTTGATCCGGGGCTTGCACCTTGCCGACGATATCCTTGGCACCGAGCCCGACCTGGACCACCTTCATGCCGCGGGTCAGGGTCGCGGGCGGCTCGATGATCTCGATGCCGGGGCCGGCCTCGGCCAGCTGTATGGGCGGTTCCTTGGCCTGTAGCGCCAGCCGTTGCGCCTCGTCCTTCAAGCCGGTGATTTCCTTGGCCTGGGCCTGGAGTTCGGCCTTGCGGCGGTCGATCTCGGTCCGGTCCGCGCCGCCCTGGCCGGGGCGGGTCAGGAGCGTGGTCAGTTCGGCGGAGCTTTTGCGGTATTGCTCCAGCTTGGCGTTGAGGGCGTTCTCGGTGGAGGCCAGTTGCTCGCGGGCCGGATTGGCCGGGGCGGCGGCTTGGGCGGTGGTCGCGGCCTTGGCGGTCGCCTGCGCCGCCGCCAATTCCTTGCGCATCTTGCCGCGCTCCTTGTCGAAGGACGCCGCCATCTTGTTGACGCTGGCCTGTTGGGCCTTGAGCTGGGTTTCCTTGCGCTTCAACTCGGCTTCGAGTTCGCGGACCTTGGCATCGTCCCCGGCGGGCGCGGAGACTTTTTGCTGGGCCAGACGCTCGCGGAGTTGTTCCAGTTCATCCTGGGATTTGCGCAGTTGCTCCTGCTGGTCCAGCAAATCCTGGCGGGTGGCGTCGAGTTGGGCGCGGAGCCGCTCGGCCTCGCGGCGGCTTTGGTCGGCGGCGAGCTTATAGGTTTCCAGTTCGCGCCGTTGCTCGGCCCCGAGTTGCCCGGCTTGATCGGCGCTTTGGCGCTTGGCGGCGTCGAGTTGCGCCCGCAATTGCTCGGCTTCCTGCTGGCTGCGCTCGGCGGATTGGCGCAGGGCTTCGATTTCCCGCTGTTTCTGGGCCGCGCCCGCGCCCTTTTGCTGCTCGACCGCGGCGAGCCTGGCCCGGAGTTCCTGGGCTTCGCGTTGGCTGCGCTCGGCGTCCAGGCGGAGTTGGTCGAGTTCCTCGCGGGAACCCCCGGCCTCCTGGGACTGGCTTTGCTGCTGCAAGGTCGCGGGCGCGGTGGGCGCTGCGGCGAACTGGAGTCCGGCCCCGTCCAGCCCCGACGCCTTGCCATACCATTGGGCGGCGGCGGCGGCGTCCTTGGGCACGCCCAAGCCCTTTTCGTACATCGCGCCCAGGTTGACCTGGGCCTGGGCGTTGCCCTGGGCGGCGGCTTTGCGGTACCAATCGGCGGCGGCCCGGTAATCGGGGGCCTGGCCCAGGCCCTTCTCGTAAATCTGGCCCACGTAGAGCTGGGCCGTGGCGTCGCCTTCCTCGGCCTTGGACCGCCAGACCTTGAGGGCGCTGGCGTAATCGGCGCGGTCGTAGGCCACGTATTCGCCGCCCCGGACCTCGCAATCGGCCTCGGTGGTGCGGATCGGGCGGCGGCCGCTGAGATAGGTCATTTGCGAGCCCAGCTTGCGCAACTGGCCGGGCAGGAGGCAATCGACCACGTTGAGCTTGTCCACATCCTCGATATAGCCTTCCACGGCCCTGGCGGCGGACGCCTCCGGGGCGGGGGGCTGGGTGGCGCAGCCGACCAGCAAGGCCGTGGCGACGGCGAAAGCCAGGGTGGTTTTATTCATGTGGCGAATTCTCCGCTGGGGATCTGCAAACGCGCTTATTCATGGTGGGGGAGGGCCGGGCCGGGTTCCAGCCGCTTTAGGATAAGCCCCCATTCCGCCTCCCAACAACAGCCGTGGCCCATTTTCGGCAATATTACCCAGTTTCCCGGTGAACGGTTGCGGGCGATGGGCGCGAATACCTGGGGCGGGATAACCGGATCGTCCGCGCCGAGATAATGGTATTCCGCCACCACGGGGGCCAGGTCGGCGGGATTGAGGGAACCGGCCAAGGGGCTATAGCCGTGATAGGCGGTCCAGGCGGCGCTATCCAGGTTGCCGGCCACAGTGACCAGGGCCAGGGTGCCGGGCAGGCGCGGGGCCAGGAGGACCGCCAAGGCCCCGCCGCCGCTGTGGCCGAACAAGCGGAGCCGCCGGAAACCCCGCGCCCGGACGAAGCCGCGCAAACCCGCCGCGAGCGCCTCCACCACCTCCGGCCCATAACGGCGGTCGGTCCACAGCGCCGGGGAACAGCCCGCGTCCTGGGCATGGCCGTGATAGCAAGGCCGTCCCAGATACAGGGCCGGGGCCGGGTCCAAGGCCATCAATCGCAACATCAAAGGATGGCGCGGCGTGGGGTCTTGGGCGATGCGCCAGCGCGATTCC
Encoded here:
- a CDS encoding caspase family protein — translated: MNKTTLAFAVATALLVGCATQPPAPEASAARAVEGYIEDVDKLNVVDCLLPGQLRKLGSQMTYLSGRRPIRTTEADCEVRGGEYVAYDRADYASALKVWRSKAEEGDATAQLYVGQIYEKGLGQAPDYRAAADWYRKAAAQGNAQAQVNLGAMYEKGLGVPKDAAAAAQWYGKASGLDGAGLQFAAAPTAPATLQQQSQSQEAGGSREELDQLRLDAERSQREAQELRARLAAVEQQKGAGAAQKQREIEALRQSAERSQQEAEQLRAQLDAAKRQSADQAGQLGAEQRRELETYKLAADQSRREAERLRAQLDATRQDLLDQQEQLRKSQDELEQLRERLAQQKVSAPAGDDAKVRELEAELKRKETQLKAQQASVNKMAASFDKERGKMRKELAAAQATAKAATTAQAAAPANPAREQLASTENALNAKLEQYRKSSAELTTLLTRPGQGGADRTEIDRRKAELQAQAKEITGLKDEAQRLALQAKEPPIQLAEAGPGIEIIEPPATLTRGMKVVQVGLGAKDIVGKVQAPDQLKSLRVNDQPVTPDAAGLFRFPATLNGAETTVKITATDQRNQTSHLDLSLVAAGAPAATPAPATANPGGIDQPGDVKFGKFYALIIGNQTYTAYPALQTPANDAKSLDVVLRERYGFDTKLLLNANRHQIMTALNEIHKRLTPDDNLLIYYAGHGEIDKATQQAYWLPTDAEVGNPANWISSQSITDFIGILPARHVMVVADSCYSGAMTGSAVAKLPDGMDPDKRAKWLKVMAGRKARTVLTSGGVQPVLDQGGGGHSVFANAFLGVLRSNQRVLEDYDVFRSVAGQVQGAASKAGFRQSPQYAPLQHAGHEGSPFFFVPGNA
- a CDS encoding alpha/beta fold hydrolase yields the protein MTQVRPVWVARKLRWRWVRAWTLSALCAVLAGCASPAGRVYAMAAAAGFQALSLEGGGFRLAAFYKPAAVPNPVLHVYLEGDGTPWESRWRIAQDPTPRHPLMLRLMALDPAPALYLGRPCYHGHAQDAGCSPALWTDRRYGPEVVEALAAGLRGFVRARGFRRLRLFGHSGGGALAVLLAPRLPGTLALVTVAGNLDSAAWTAYHGYSPLAGSLNPADLAPVVAEYHYLGADDPVIPPQVFAPIARNRSPGNWVILPKMGHGCCWEAEWGLILKRLEPGPALPHHE